The following is a genomic window from Augochlora pura isolate Apur16 unplaced genomic scaffold, APUR_v2.2.1 APUR_unplaced_7565, whole genome shotgun sequence.
CATTGGTGTTTCTGTGATTTACTAACGTATGAATTTCTCTGGCAAGGTTTTCATGTTGTGTTAATTTGATGATACGTCTCGTAGCGTCTTGTAATTCGTCTGTCGTGAGTGGACTTGAGTCATGTTTCTTGTGAAGGGTGTTCTTTGCAAATCTCAGGTAGTATGCTGTTACCCGTATTAGTTTCGTAAAGGACgaaaatttatgtattatgtcTAAATCTGCTTTGttatttagaaatgtttttaaGGGACGCATTTCCGGCATTTCCGTGACATTTACAATTGTTACCGGCCATTGATTTTCTTCCTGGACTAACCAGTACGGCCCGACTTGCCATAGTTTGTTTTCCAAATATTCTA
Proteins encoded in this region:
- the LOC144478074 gene encoding uncharacterized protein LOC144478074 — translated: EIQHATSQHEWRHIPSRENPADVVSRGLTCIEYLENKLWQVGPYWLVQEENQWPVTIVNVTEMPEMRPLKTFLNNKADLDIIHKFSSFTKLIRVTAYYLRFAKNTLHKKHDSSPLTTDELQDATRRIIKLTQHENLAREIHTLVNHRNTN